The nucleotide window AGGTGCCAACCACCAGCATCAACAGTCCGGCAACAAACAGTGCAAAAGTGGATGACTTGATCAAGGTTGACATCAGCGTATCCCCGTTCGTCCAAAACACTAACGAATGATGGCTATGCGCGTATGCAGCGCTTTGACAGCGCGCGACAGCGAGAAACTGACAACCAGATACACCACGGCAATACCGGCATACATGACTACCGGCGCGTTATCGCGGTTGGCGACCTTGCTGGCGGCGCCGAACAGATCGGTGGCGCCAACCACGTAGACCAGCGAGGTGTCCTGGAACAGGATGATCACCTGCGTGAGCAGCAGCGGCACCACATTGCGGAAGGCCTGCGGCAAGATCACGAAGCGCATGTTCTGCCAGTAGTTGAAACCCATGGCCTGCCCGGCTGCGACCTGCCCCTTGGGTATCGACTGGATACCGGCGCGGATGATCTCGCAGAAGTACGCGGCCTCGAAAATGGCGAAGGTGATGTAGGCCGATTTGTCGGCGCCCACCGGCACCCCAGCCAGCAGCGGCACGAGGATGTAGAACCAGAAGATCACCAGCAGCAGCGGCACTGAGCGGAACAGGTTCACATAGGCGGCGGCGATCGTGGCCAGTGGCTGAATGCCGGACAGGCGCGCCATGGCCAGCAGTGTGCCGAGCACGATGCCGACTGCAGTGGCAAAGGCGGTGAGCGACAGGGAATACATGAAGCCCTGCAGCAGGAAATCCCGCGCGTTGAAAAAGACCGACCAGTCGAGTGGCTGCATCATTTGCCCCCTGCGCTGATGAAGCCGGGTACCCGCGCCTTGCGCTCTACCCACGCCATCAACCGGTTCACGCTGAAGGCGAGAATCAGGTAGATGACGCTGACGATGCTCATGACTTCAATCGGGTTAGCGGGTGCGTATTCGCCGGTGATCTGGCGCATCTGGAACGTGAGTTCGGTGAGGCCGATAGCCAGCGCCACGGCGGAGTTCTTGAACACATTCATGAACTCGGACGTGAGCGGCGGGATGATGACGCGGAACGCCATGGGCAAGAGCACGTAGCGGTAGGTCTGCGCCAACGTGAAGCCCAGCGCCAGCCCGGCATAACGCTGGCCGCGCGGGAGGGTCAGGATGCCGGTGCGCACCTGCTCGGCCACGCGGGCGGCGGTAAACAGGCCCAGGCCGACCATGGCGGTGAAAAATTCGGGCAGCGGCATCTGCTGCTTCATCCACATGCCGGCCGCTTCGGGTAACAGTTCGGGCAGCACGAAGAACCAGAGGAACAGCTGCACGATCAGCGGAATATTGCGAAACAGCTCCACATACGCCGTGGCCAGACCGGCAATCCACTTGTTGGGGAGCGTACGCAGCGTGCCGATCAGCGAACCCACGAGCAGGGCGATGACCCAGGCGCTCAGCGCCACGGCCACCGTCCAGCCCAGGCCGTTGAGCACCCACTGGTAGTAGAACTCACCGGTGCCGTAGACCTCCTCGAA belongs to Chitinimonas sp. BJYL2 and includes:
- a CDS encoding amino acid ABC transporter permease produces the protein MMQPLDWSVFFNARDFLLQGFMYSLSLTAFATAVGIVLGTLLAMARLSGIQPLATIAAAYVNLFRSVPLLLVIFWFYILVPLLAGVPVGADKSAYITFAIFEAAYFCEIIRAGIQSIPKGQVAAGQAMGFNYWQNMRFVILPQAFRNVVPLLLTQVIILFQDTSLVYVVGATDLFGAASKVANRDNAPVVMYAGIAVVYLVVSFSLSRAVKALHTRIAIIR
- a CDS encoding amino acid ABC transporter permease, encoding MGNYQWNWGILFEEVYGTGEFYYQWVLNGLGWTVAVALSAWVIALLVGSLIGTLRTLPNKWIAGLATAYVELFRNIPLIVQLFLWFFVLPELLPEAAGMWMKQQMPLPEFFTAMVGLGLFTAARVAEQVRTGILTLPRGQRYAGLALGFTLAQTYRYVLLPMAFRVIIPPLTSEFMNVFKNSAVALAIGLTELTFQMRQITGEYAPANPIEVMSIVSVIYLILAFSVNRLMAWVERKARVPGFISAGGK